A part of Ktedonobacterales bacterium genomic DNA contains:
- the dapB gene encoding 4-hydroxy-tetrahydrodipicolinate reductase, with protein sequence MARLRVAIAGATGWVGRALVPAIMRDPELELVGAVARRGAQRDIGLVVGVGPLGVLIDDALGDALTHSRPQVLVDFTSPLVVMDHVRAALSSGIAVVVGTSGIREEQFQEIDLLAQEQGVGALVAGNFALTAVLMMKFAEIARRYIPDCEIIEYHGANKFDAPSGTALETTARLGRIAQAGAPSALPHEEAPEASGARGIELAGAQVHSVRLPGLVSHQEILFGRPGELLTLRHDSFAAESYVAGTLLAIKRVMSFRGLVRGLDALLEL encoded by the coding sequence ATGGCACGCCTGCGTGTAGCCATTGCGGGAGCAACTGGCTGGGTTGGCCGGGCGCTTGTTCCGGCAATTATGCGTGATCCTGAACTGGAATTGGTAGGCGCTGTCGCGCGGCGGGGGGCGCAGCGCGACATTGGCCTGGTAGTGGGTGTTGGGCCGCTGGGCGTGTTGATTGATGACGCTCTTGGCGATGCGCTCACCCACAGCAGACCACAGGTGCTGGTTGACTTCACCAGCCCGCTCGTCGTAATGGATCATGTGCGCGCGGCGCTCTCAAGTGGTATCGCGGTTGTGGTGGGGACATCGGGTATTCGAGAAGAGCAATTTCAGGAGATCGATCTGCTGGCGCAGGAGCAGGGCGTGGGCGCGCTGGTTGCGGGCAATTTTGCCTTGACGGCGGTGCTGATGATGAAGTTTGCCGAGATAGCCCGGCGCTATATCCCTGATTGCGAAATTATCGAGTATCATGGCGCAAATAAGTTTGATGCGCCTTCAGGGACGGCGCTTGAAACGACGGCGCGCCTTGGTCGTATAGCGCAAGCTGGCGCTCCATCGGCGCTTCCGCACGAGGAAGCGCCAGAGGCTTCCGGCGCGCGCGGCATTGAACTGGCTGGCGCTCAGGTGCATAGCGTGCGCCTGCCCGGACTGGTTTCGCACCAGGAAATCTTGTTTGGACGACCGGGCGAGCTGTTAACTCTTCGCCATGATTCGTTTGCGGCTGAATCCTATGTCGCCGGGACGCTGCTTGCGATCAAGCGGGTGATGAGCTTTCGCGGCCTGGTACGTGGGCTGGACGCTCTGCTAGAATTATAG
- a CDS encoding NAD-binding protein yields MSHVERLATVTHSAAIGENHRRRVLIAGAGRTGRRLAERLIEHWSVILLDTRQEGLEAAHQALALSPISSPSPPSLSDVADRLDRLICVTGDATSRLALERAGAGDIDCLVATCSDDVTNLEICRLARDHFSVSLLAAVVREADLLPQFQALGVQTVLMDTSLAVALANRIEPAFQVSEELGLGHGELMELTIPASSPVLGRPLRAFAADHWLIAAVYRQGRLIIPHGQTRLQEHDHILLVGSPLLLPGVADYLRLGRAQFPYPYGARLAVVLEKSSQAAYTAIHEARALAEHSAAEEMDFLVWGDEKRWKQWEERLVKLLEVPQEGLSKPFFYRSPDVLSQQWGCLVVPPQRSGWSRRFGWRRTLLDDALAYTHKPVLIARSSAPYRQVAALIQGNGAETGEAGSLRALRAALAVGSALKLEVRALAVTAPAFIAGEMITTTRQEIDQAMLTLAATYHMRVERQHLTGNPIREVQARLDPHDLLVVRVPRRVRASFFRPDVGRYLALRASCSVLVVPDE; encoded by the coding sequence ATGAGTCATGTTGAACGCTTAGCAACCGTTACCCACTCTGCTGCCATCGGAGAGAACCATCGGCGGCGCGTTCTCATTGCTGGGGCGGGGCGCACAGGGCGGCGTCTGGCTGAGCGTCTGATCGAACACTGGTCGGTCATTCTTCTGGATACCCGACAGGAAGGGCTGGAAGCTGCGCATCAGGCGCTTGCCCTCTCTCCTATTTCCTCGCCATCTCCCCCTTCTCTATCCGATGTGGCTGATCGGTTGGACCGTCTCATCTGTGTGACAGGTGATGCAACGAGCCGTTTAGCCCTGGAACGCGCTGGGGCAGGGGATATTGACTGCCTTGTTGCCACCTGTAGTGATGATGTGACCAATCTGGAAATCTGCCGTCTTGCTCGTGACCATTTCAGTGTATCCCTATTAGCCGCTGTGGTGCGCGAGGCCGATCTGCTCCCGCAGTTTCAGGCGCTTGGAGTTCAGACGGTTCTGATGGATACGTCGCTGGCGGTGGCCCTGGCGAACCGGATCGAGCCAGCTTTCCAGGTATCGGAAGAATTAGGGCTGGGGCATGGCGAACTGATGGAACTGACGATTCCGGCATCTTCGCCTGTGCTGGGCCGCCCGCTGCGAGCGTTTGCCGCCGACCACTGGCTCATAGCGGCAGTCTATCGGCAGGGGAGGCTGATTATTCCACATGGGCAAACGCGCCTGCAAGAGCATGATCATATTTTGTTAGTTGGCTCACCTCTGCTTCTGCCCGGCGTTGCCGATTATTTGCGTCTTGGTCGTGCGCAGTTCCCCTATCCGTATGGCGCCCGGCTGGCTGTTGTGCTGGAGAAATCGTCTCAGGCCGCCTATACAGCGATTCATGAGGCGCGGGCGCTTGCTGAACACTCGGCTGCTGAGGAGATGGATTTTCTGGTCTGGGGCGACGAAAAACGCTGGAAACAATGGGAAGAACGATTGGTGAAGCTGCTGGAGGTTCCGCAAGAGGGCCTGTCCAAGCCCTTCTTTTATCGCTCGCCTGATGTGTTGTCTCAGCAATGGGGGTGCCTGGTGGTTCCGCCTCAGCGTTCGGGCTGGAGCCGTCGTTTTGGCTGGCGGCGCACTCTTCTGGATGACGCGCTCGCCTATACGCACAAGCCAGTGTTGATTGCGCGGAGTTCAGCCCCCTATCGGCAGGTGGCGGCTTTGATACAAGGCAATGGGGCAGAAACTGGGGAGGCAGGCTCGTTACGCGCTTTGCGGGCGGCGCTTGCTGTGGGCAGCGCGCTAAAGCTGGAGGTGCGAGCTTTGGCGGTGACTGCGCCCGCCTTTATTGCGGGCGAGATGATTACTACCACGCGCCAGGAGATCGATCAGGCTATGCTGACACTGGCGGCGACCTATCATATGCGTGTCGAACGCCAGCATCTGACCGGCAACCCTATCCGCGAGGTGCAAGCCAGGCTCGATCCACACGATCTGCTGGTGGTTCGCGTGCCTCGTCGTGTGCGGGCGTCCTTCTTTCGCCCCGATGTCGGGCGCTATCTGGCGCTGCGCGCCTCTTGTTCAGTGCTGGTGGTTCCCGATGAGTGA